In the Desulfatiglans anilini DSM 4660 genome, one interval contains:
- a CDS encoding helix-turn-helix domain-containing protein — MPGEGIGAYLRGERERQALSFEDILERTRLQPHILKALEAEDWDRLPSPAFAKGFLRNYASALGLDPAAVLERFGEELPRRTAPLKPLNQEVRHRGPGPLLLVAGLLLICLLGFLLWSNGSKDSPEEPASTAPSEVDSAADVHVRPDAGRDPEPVDAAPSSGNDLPSPPPETPDPQLDARAQPETPLARENTAGTLSEPVLAESLAEMESPPAKLTLKMQVMKRTWVKIFVDDQRPEERIFVPGEEKVWHAEKGFEMRIGNAGGISLELNGQPVQNLGREGQVIRLNLPAGYERRHQER, encoded by the coding sequence ATGCCCGGAGAGGGTATAGGCGCCTATCTGCGCGGTGAACGTGAACGGCAGGCGCTGAGCTTCGAGGACATCCTGGAGCGCACGCGGCTCCAGCCCCATATCCTCAAGGCCCTCGAAGCCGAGGATTGGGATCGGCTTCCCTCCCCCGCCTTCGCCAAGGGCTTCCTGCGCAACTATGCCTCCGCCCTGGGCCTCGATCCAGCGGCCGTCCTGGAACGATTCGGAGAAGAGCTTCCCAGACGGACTGCTCCCCTCAAACCGCTGAACCAGGAGGTCCGGCATCGGGGGCCGGGACCGCTTCTGCTCGTCGCCGGACTGCTCCTGATTTGTCTGCTGGGCTTTCTCCTGTGGTCCAACGGATCCAAGGACAGCCCTGAGGAGCCCGCTTCCACGGCTCCGTCCGAGGTCGACTCTGCAGCCGACGTTCACGTTCGGCCCGACGCCGGTCGAGATCCCGAACCCGTTGATGCAGCGCCTTCCAGCGGCAATGACCTCCCGAGCCCCCCCCCTGAAACGCCGGACCCGCAACTTGATGCGCGTGCGCAACCTGAGACGCCTCTTGCCAGGGAAAACACCGCGGGCACCCTTTCCGAACCGGTTTTAGCGGAAAGCCTTGCCGAGATGGAGTCCCCGCCCGCAAAACTGACCCTGAAAATGCAGGTCATGAAACGGACCTGGGTCAAGATCTTTGTCGACGATCAACGTCCGGAGGAGCGGATTTTCGTGCCCGGCGAAGAAAAAGTGTGGCATGCGGAAAAAGGTTTCGAAATGCGCATCGGAAACGCGGGAGGCATCAGCCTCGAACTGAACGGCCAGCCGGTGCAGAATCTGGGAAGGGAGGGACAG
- a CDS encoding peptidylprolyl isomerase gives MNRKKWTGTLACCLLMFIPFPAGLCAEVCNRVVAIVNEDVITLYELNHKIKQVTGLAPEELRSQDETAFLDARRKILDFLIDDKIAQKKIDELGIKVSPAEIDDAIEKMKRNNNLTHEDLLARLESQGISYETLRENLKDELERMQLINFEVKSKIIVREEAMKAYYDEHREQYITYETLHLAAIVLPVGNPSDKQERQRIESQIADIHRRLSAGEDFGELARRFSRGPGAKDGGDLGLFKTSQLNKALLEAVEGMQPGQISQPIETASGFQIIKLLDRRPGETKAYEDVKDAIYSELYREEINRRYMEWVKRLRDQAYTKIIF, from the coding sequence ATGAACAGGAAAAAATGGACAGGCACACTGGCATGCTGCCTTCTCATGTTTATTCCATTTCCCGCGGGGCTATGCGCAGAAGTCTGCAATCGGGTGGTCGCCATCGTCAACGAAGACGTGATCACCCTGTACGAACTCAACCACAAGATCAAACAGGTGACCGGCCTGGCGCCGGAAGAGCTTCGAAGCCAGGATGAAACCGCCTTTCTGGACGCACGCCGGAAGATTCTCGACTTTCTGATCGATGACAAGATTGCACAGAAAAAGATAGACGAACTGGGGATCAAGGTATCGCCGGCCGAAATCGATGATGCCATTGAAAAGATGAAACGGAACAACAACCTGACGCATGAAGATCTCCTCGCCCGGCTCGAAAGCCAGGGAATCTCCTACGAAACCCTGCGGGAGAACCTGAAGGATGAGCTCGAGCGCATGCAGTTGATCAACTTTGAAGTGAAATCCAAGATCATCGTGCGCGAAGAGGCCATGAAGGCTTATTACGACGAGCACCGGGAACAGTACATCACCTATGAGACCCTTCACCTCGCTGCGATCGTCCTACCGGTCGGCAACCCTTCCGACAAACAGGAGCGGCAGAGGATCGAGTCCCAGATCGCCGATATTCACCGGCGCCTGAGTGCGGGAGAGGATTTCGGCGAACTAGCCCGCAGGTTTTCCCGCGGCCCCGGTGCCAAGGACGGAGGAGATTTGGGTCTGTTCAAGACAAGCCAGCTCAACAAGGCCCTTCTGGAGGCGGTCGAAGGGATGCAACCGGGGCAGATCAGTCAACCCATCGAGACCGCTTCCGGTTTTCAGATCATCAAACTGCTCGATCGCCGGCCGGGCGAAACCAAGGCTTATGAAGACGTCAAGGATGCCATTTACAGCGAACTGTATCGCGAAGAGATCAACAGGCGTTATATGGAATGGGTGAAACGACTGAGAGACCAGGCCTACACGAAAATCATCTTCTAA
- the mfd gene encoding transcription-repair coupling factor, translated as MQNESTHPIHPLQAAIQSGKNPTRLTGLGGAAMSYLFALLVQRLDRPCLAVLPNKKQAEQFFQELQFFLAEQDNHRTGERRSLYLLPPYDISPLSGLSPHREIVNLRIEALYALTSADNPVVITSQEVLLYRLVPKGRLIQALEYLAAGEEIDREQLLRHLEICGYQRVSLVEERGDYAVRGGVLDIFPPSSPLPIRLEFWGDHLESIRLFEPLSQRSEGAFDEWVLLPNTEIIMDEAAVQRARSMGRLPPPGADGSHFPGQEAWLNHFYPRLDSLFDYLPADTLIAHFDPQRLQGGLKRMTERFQLDLERFREESVDKGLPFPETEGLIHGGDAILSALNRFQRLEVNELDLQTPGTSTQTDGVHFQVEGPFGLDTDPDVQLAGQGRGSLAPLANKIALWLSRGGRVIIVSRTAKQANRLVEILSNYDVNVLDTVDSWGGLPESPGLRICLGRLGRGFLWPAENLYIISEDEIFGQKRGRSKNREKARENALSWSTFSQLKQGDLVVHEEHGIGRYGGLLKMEIQNRVNDFILIEYANADKLYIPADRVSSLQTYVGADDVAPRLDQLGGRSWNIAKEKARKSVKRIAKQLVQLYALRRYRSGYAFSNPDHYYREFEATFEHEETPDQIKAIDDVLDDMISERPMDRLICGDVGFGKTEVALRAAFKAVADGKQVALLVPTTVLAEQHYQTFTKRLSPYGIGVGLISRFKPPSEQREVLAKVRSGKLHVLIGTHRLLQKDVSFMDLGLLIIDEEQRFGVKQKEALKKYRSMVDVLAITATPIPRTLQMSLMGVRDLTVIETAPEDRLAIQTYLSPFDENLIARAVRFEIERHGQVFFVHNRVQTIDLLAERLSAIVPEARIAVAHGQMKEKDLESTMLTFLRKELDVLVCSTIIESGLDIPSANTIIINEAERLGLAQIYQLRGRVGRSKEKAYAYLLISDGTHLTREAEKRLKALMDFSHLGAGLHLALHDLKIRGAGNILGFAQSGQIAAVGYELYLRMIEQAVAELKGEEWLPEINPEILVDMEAYLPEDYIMDTDVRLNLYRRLSILNETRDLEDVEQEMVDRFGKAPPPVENLLWMMRLRIFAKHLGIARLEVGTDSVTLHFDPDRLADPARLVQRIGTLPKRYRFLGENRLRILMGPITLPDDRRRIMENLQILRSDHRRAHGEIGRFSSSPSRGEDHSYRRPARDVQAGKG; from the coding sequence ATGCAGAACGAGTCGACCCATCCAATCCATCCCCTTCAAGCTGCCATTCAATCCGGCAAGAACCCTACCCGGCTGACGGGGCTTGGCGGCGCAGCCATGAGTTATCTCTTCGCACTCCTCGTGCAACGGCTCGACCGCCCCTGTCTGGCCGTTCTGCCCAATAAGAAGCAGGCTGAACAGTTTTTTCAGGAACTGCAGTTTTTCCTGGCTGAACAGGACAACCATCGCACCGGCGAACGGCGCAGCCTTTATCTTCTTCCCCCTTACGACATCTCACCGCTCTCGGGCTTGAGCCCCCACCGGGAGATCGTCAATCTGAGGATCGAAGCCCTTTACGCCCTGACCTCCGCAGACAACCCCGTCGTCATCACCTCGCAAGAGGTCCTCCTGTACAGGCTGGTCCCGAAGGGCCGTCTGATTCAGGCGCTCGAATACCTTGCGGCCGGTGAAGAAATCGACCGCGAGCAACTCCTCCGGCACCTTGAGATCTGCGGCTACCAGCGCGTTTCCCTGGTGGAAGAACGCGGGGATTACGCCGTCCGCGGTGGAGTCCTGGACATCTTCCCACCCTCGAGCCCGCTGCCGATCAGGCTCGAGTTCTGGGGGGACCATCTCGAATCCATCCGCCTCTTCGAACCGCTCAGCCAGCGTTCAGAAGGGGCGTTCGACGAGTGGGTCCTTCTGCCCAACACCGAAATTATCATGGACGAAGCCGCTGTTCAACGGGCGCGTTCCATGGGCCGTCTTCCACCCCCAGGGGCCGACGGATCCCATTTCCCGGGGCAGGAGGCCTGGCTGAACCATTTTTACCCCCGGCTCGACTCCCTCTTCGACTATCTGCCCGCAGACACCCTCATTGCCCACTTCGACCCCCAGCGCTTGCAAGGCGGCCTGAAGCGGATGACGGAGCGATTCCAACTCGACCTTGAGCGATTCCGCGAAGAGTCGGTGGACAAAGGGCTGCCCTTCCCCGAAACCGAAGGCCTCATCCATGGCGGGGATGCCATCCTCTCCGCCCTGAACCGCTTCCAGCGGCTCGAAGTGAACGAGCTCGATCTGCAGACGCCCGGGACATCTACGCAAACGGACGGGGTGCATTTCCAGGTTGAGGGCCCGTTCGGGCTCGACACCGACCCCGATGTCCAACTAGCCGGGCAGGGAAGGGGGTCTCTCGCCCCGCTCGCCAACAAAATCGCCCTCTGGCTTTCCCGCGGCGGCCGGGTGATCATCGTCAGCCGCACGGCAAAACAGGCCAACCGGCTGGTGGAGATCCTCTCGAACTACGACGTGAACGTCCTGGACACCGTGGATTCCTGGGGGGGGCTTCCTGAGAGTCCTGGGCTCCGGATCTGCCTGGGACGGCTTGGGCGGGGTTTCCTCTGGCCCGCAGAGAACCTGTATATCATCAGTGAAGACGAAATCTTCGGTCAAAAGCGGGGGCGAAGCAAAAACAGAGAGAAGGCGCGGGAAAACGCGCTGTCATGGTCGACGTTCAGCCAACTCAAGCAGGGCGACCTCGTGGTCCACGAGGAGCACGGCATCGGACGGTACGGCGGACTTCTCAAGATGGAGATCCAGAACAGGGTCAATGACTTCATTCTGATCGAATACGCCAATGCCGACAAGCTTTACATCCCGGCGGACCGGGTCAGCAGTCTACAGACCTATGTGGGCGCCGATGACGTCGCTCCGAGATTGGATCAATTGGGCGGGCGCTCATGGAACATCGCCAAGGAGAAGGCGCGTAAATCCGTCAAGCGCATCGCGAAGCAGCTCGTACAGTTATACGCCCTGCGCCGATACCGCTCGGGTTATGCCTTTTCGAATCCCGATCACTATTACCGCGAATTCGAGGCGACATTCGAGCACGAGGAAACCCCCGACCAGATCAAGGCCATCGACGATGTCCTGGACGATATGATCTCCGAACGTCCTATGGATCGGCTCATCTGCGGCGATGTGGGATTCGGAAAGACCGAAGTCGCCCTGAGGGCCGCCTTCAAGGCCGTGGCCGACGGCAAACAGGTCGCCCTGCTCGTCCCCACGACGGTCCTCGCCGAACAGCACTACCAGACCTTCACCAAGCGGCTGTCGCCCTACGGGATCGGGGTCGGTCTCATCAGCCGCTTCAAACCTCCGTCCGAACAAAGGGAGGTTTTGGCCAAGGTGCGCTCGGGTAAGCTTCACGTCCTGATCGGCACCCACCGGCTGCTCCAGAAGGATGTCTCTTTCATGGATCTCGGGCTGCTGATCATCGACGAAGAACAGCGTTTCGGGGTCAAACAGAAGGAAGCCCTCAAAAAATACCGCAGCATGGTGGACGTCCTGGCCATCACTGCCACACCGATCCCAAGGACCCTGCAGATGTCCCTCATGGGCGTGAGAGATCTCACTGTCATCGAAACCGCTCCCGAAGACCGTCTGGCCATCCAGACATACCTCTCCCCCTTTGACGAAAACCTCATTGCGAGAGCCGTCCGCTTCGAGATCGAACGTCATGGGCAGGTGTTCTTCGTCCACAACCGGGTTCAAACCATCGACCTGCTCGCGGAACGCCTCAGCGCGATCGTCCCTGAGGCCCGCATCGCGGTCGCCCACGGTCAAATGAAGGAGAAGGACCTCGAGTCCACCATGCTCACCTTTTTGCGGAAAGAATTGGACGTCCTGGTCTGCAGCACCATCATCGAATCCGGTTTGGACATTCCGTCCGCCAACACCATCATCATCAACGAGGCCGAGCGCCTGGGACTGGCGCAGATCTATCAGCTCCGGGGGCGCGTCGGCAGATCCAAAGAGAAGGCCTACGCCTATCTGCTGATCAGTGACGGCACCCACTTGACGAGGGAGGCCGAGAAGCGCCTCAAGGCCCTGATGGACTTTTCTCACCTGGGCGCCGGCCTGCACCTCGCCCTGCATGACCTCAAGATCAGAGGCGCCGGAAACATCCTCGGATTCGCGCAGTCCGGCCAGATCGCCGCCGTAGGCTACGAACTCTACCTGAGGATGATCGAACAGGCGGTGGCCGAGCTCAAAGGCGAAGAATGGCTGCCGGAAATCAACCCCGAGATCCTCGTCGACATGGAGGCCTATCTCCCGGAAGACTACATCATGGATACGGATGTCAGGCTGAATCTCTATCGGCGCCTGTCGATCCTGAACGAGACCCGGGATCTGGAAGACGTCGAGCAGGAGATGGTGGACCGGTTCGGCAAGGCCCCGCCCCCTGTGGAAAATCTTCTCTGGATGATGCGGCTGCGCATCTTTGCAAAACACCTCGGCATTGCGCGTCTCGAGGTCGGCACCGACAGCGTGACGCTCCATTTCGATCCCGATCGCCTGGCAGACCCGGCAAGGCTGGTGCAGAGGATAGGGACCCTCCCTAAACGCTATCGTTTCCTGGGAGAGAATCGTTTGCGCATCCTGATGGGACCCATTACCCTGCCGGATGATCGCAGGCGCATCATGGAAAACCTCCAGATCCTGCGCTCGGACCATCGGAGGGCGCATGGAGAAATCGGCCGTTTTTCCTCCAGCCCCTCGCGCGGGGAGGATCATTCCTATCGAAGACCGGCGCGGGACGTCCAGGCGGGAAAGGGGTAG
- a CDS encoding S66 peptidase family protein, which produces MCTHSGDRPAAVRQKTVAALRPGDMIGIISPAGPLERGDLEAGIAHLRAEGFQIREGRALFARKGYLAGSDAARLEDLHAMFKDRNIKAVFCSRGGYGSLRLLERIDWPLLTANPKICMGFSDLTALLLAIWRKARFITFHGPVVRQMGALDRQDMAEALAVLKGAPPRPIRLPREGVLRPGRAKGPLIGGNLTLISHLAGTPYFPDLSGAVLFLEDHGEQPYRVDRMLRHLALSGALQGVSGLIGGDFIQCGTLRTIAALFLELADELDVPCTMGLPSGHGERNVLLPIGAEVELDTLAGILEIMEAPADTVKDRLGGRDKKHP; this is translated from the coding sequence ATGTGCACCCACTCGGGGGATCGACCCGCCGCTGTCCGTCAAAAGACCGTTGCGGCCCTTCGCCCCGGCGACATGATCGGAATCATCTCGCCGGCCGGCCCCCTCGAGCGGGGAGATCTAGAGGCCGGGATTGCACATCTGCGGGCCGAAGGCTTCCAAATCCGCGAAGGCCGCGCCCTTTTTGCGCGGAAGGGTTACCTTGCGGGGTCTGATGCGGCCAGGCTCGAAGACCTTCATGCCATGTTCAAGGACCGCAACATCAAGGCCGTTTTTTGTTCGCGCGGTGGTTACGGCAGTCTTCGCCTGCTCGAGAGGATCGACTGGCCTCTGCTGACCGCCAATCCGAAGATCTGCATGGGGTTCAGTGATCTGACAGCGCTCCTCCTTGCGATTTGGCGGAAGGCGCGTTTCATCACCTTCCACGGCCCCGTCGTCAGGCAAATGGGAGCGTTGGACCGGCAGGACATGGCCGAAGCACTCGCGGTGCTCAAGGGGGCGCCTCCCCGACCGATCCGCCTCCCCCGAGAGGGCGTCCTGCGGCCGGGAAGAGCGAAAGGCCCTCTGATCGGCGGGAACCTTACCCTTATTTCACATTTGGCAGGGACCCCCTATTTTCCCGATCTTTCGGGCGCCGTCCTCTTTCTGGAAGACCATGGTGAACAACCCTACCGGGTCGACAGAATGCTGCGCCACCTGGCTTTGTCCGGCGCTTTGCAGGGAGTCTCCGGCCTGATCGGGGGAGACTTCATTCAGTGCGGCACCCTCAGGACCATCGCCGCCCTTTTTCTAGAGCTGGCGGACGAACTTGATGTGCCCTGCACCATGGGGCTTCCTTCGGGCCACGGTGAGCGGAATGTCCTGCTGCCGATCGGCGCCGAGGTCGAATTGGACACACTCGCGGGCATCCTCGAAATCATGGAGGCGCCTGCCGACACGGTGAAAGACCGCCTTGGCGGCCGCGACAAAAAGCACCCCTGA
- a CDS encoding type III pantothenate kinase produces the protein MRNHDLLLLCIDVGNTHTGLALSDGERILEHWRIRTQTDITTDEAAVLFNGLFQLRNRRMADITHAIVTSVVPHVNRALSALFEQYLEVDGLFVDHETDTGMPVRYKNPAEVGADRIVNAVGAYDKFRCACIVVDLGTATTFDCVSSEGAYLGGAIAPGLMISMQALVSRGSRLPKLERISKPPAAIACSTLDSMNSGLLYGYAGLVDGVLTRMKQEMGGRPMVVATGGIAPVLQDVSEHFDVIEPLLTFEGLEAIFRRRLSFSGRVELA, from the coding sequence ATGCGGAATCATGACTTGCTGCTTCTGTGCATCGACGTCGGCAACACCCATACCGGCCTCGCCCTCAGCGACGGGGAGCGGATCCTCGAACACTGGAGAATCCGGACCCAGACAGACATCACCACCGACGAGGCGGCGGTGCTTTTCAACGGGCTTTTCCAGCTCAGAAACCGCCGCATGGCAGACATCACCCATGCCATCGTGACCTCCGTCGTCCCCCACGTCAACCGGGCCTTGAGTGCTCTGTTCGAGCAGTACCTCGAAGTCGACGGGTTGTTCGTGGACCATGAAACGGATACGGGCATGCCGGTCCGCTACAAAAACCCCGCCGAAGTGGGCGCCGACAGGATCGTCAACGCAGTAGGGGCCTACGATAAATTCCGATGCGCCTGCATCGTCGTCGACCTGGGAACGGCAACCACCTTCGATTGCGTTTCCTCCGAGGGAGCCTATCTCGGCGGAGCCATCGCCCCCGGATTGATGATTTCCATGCAAGCCCTCGTCAGCCGTGGATCCCGGCTTCCCAAACTCGAGCGGATTTCCAAGCCCCCGGCCGCGATCGCCTGCAGCACCCTGGACAGCATGAACTCCGGCCTCCTATATGGATACGCCGGGCTCGTTGACGGGGTCCTCACCAGAATGAAGCAGGAAATGGGCGGCAGGCCGATGGTCGTCGCCACCGGCGGGATCGCCCCGGTCCTCCAGGATGTATCCGAGCATTTCGACGTCATCGAACCATTGCTGACATTCGAGGGGCTGGAGGCCATTTTCAGGCGCAGACTTTCCTTTTCGGGCAGGGTTGAACTCGCCTGA
- the folP gene encoding dihydropteroate synthase, translated as MTIWRMNWPNHTLELGRRTLVMGVLNVTPDSFSDGGRHFTFEEAVAGAWRMVEEGADIIDIGGESTRPFAPELDAATEKARIVPVIEALAKKIPVPISIDTYKAEVAQAALDAGASIINDISALRFDPEMAPLAAFRGVPVVLMHMQGTPRNMQENPYYVDLFGEITLFLQDAVERALQAGIREDLIILDPGIGFGKTFTHNLQLIQQFSRFAPLGKPILAGPSNKAFIGHILKKTVQERDTGTMAAVTACVLNGAAIVRVHNVRPAAETVAVADAIKRGSIDQNAES; from the coding sequence ATGACCATCTGGAGGATGAACTGGCCGAACCACACCCTGGAACTCGGAAGACGGACGCTGGTCATGGGGGTCCTGAACGTCACCCCGGATTCGTTTTCCGATGGGGGCAGGCATTTCACATTTGAAGAGGCGGTCGCCGGCGCCTGGAGGATGGTCGAAGAAGGGGCCGACATCATCGATATCGGTGGAGAATCGACCCGGCCTTTCGCCCCGGAGCTCGACGCCGCGACCGAAAAGGCACGGATCGTACCCGTCATCGAAGCGCTGGCGAAGAAGATCCCGGTGCCGATCAGCATCGACACCTACAAGGCCGAGGTGGCCCAAGCGGCGCTGGACGCCGGCGCATCGATCATCAACGACATCAGCGCCCTTCGCTTCGACCCCGAGATGGCCCCGCTGGCCGCGTTCCGCGGTGTGCCGGTCGTGCTCATGCACATGCAGGGCACTCCCCGGAACATGCAGGAAAACCCCTATTATGTTGATCTATTCGGCGAAATCACCCTGTTTCTTCAGGATGCGGTTGAGCGGGCCCTGCAGGCAGGTATTCGGGAAGATCTGATCATCCTGGATCCGGGGATCGGGTTCGGCAAAACCTTTACGCACAACCTCCAACTCATCCAGCAGTTCTCGCGCTTCGCCCCGCTGGGAAAACCGATCCTGGCCGGGCCGTCCAACAAGGCCTTTATCGGACATATCCTGAAGAAGACGGTCCAAGAGCGGGACACCGGAACGATGGCCGCGGTGACGGCCTGCGTACTGAACGGAGCAGCTATCGTCCGGGTGCATAACGTGCGCCCGGCCGCAGAAACCGTTGCGGTGGCGGATGCCATCAAGAGAGGATCCATCGATCAGAATGCGGAATCATGA
- the ftsH gene encoding ATP-dependent zinc metalloprotease FtsH: protein MNPFYKNLALWLVITLMMVMLFQIFKTPGGSSASIGYSDFLEMVEKGHVDRVTIQGDNISGSSVQGPFKTYAPRDPELIQLLTSKSVKITAKPEEDSSWFQVFLSWVPMLLLIGVWIFFMRQMQVGGGKALSFGKSRARLMSDSQEKVTFEDVAGIDEAKDELEEIVEFLRDPKKFTRLGGRIPKGVLLVGSPGTGKTLLARAIAGEAGVPFFSISGSDFVEMFVGVGASRVRDLFVQGKKHAPCIIFIDEIDAVGRHRGAGLGGGHDEREQTLNQLLVEMDGFESNEGVILISATNRPDVLDPALLRPGRFDRQVIVPVPDLKGREGILKVHLKKKLVADNLDVRTLARGTPGFTGADLENMVNEAALMAARRGKERVEMSDFEDAKDKVLMGTERKSMIISETEKRITAYHEAGHALVARLIPDTDPIHKVTIIPRGRALGLTQQLPIDERHTYAKDYLLNTLSILMGGRAAEEIVLEMQTTGAGNDIERASDIARKMVCDYGMSEELGPLTYGKKDEQIFLGREITQHRDYSEFTAQRIDKEVSRIINEAYGRTANLLKTNLESLHKIAQALLERETLDVRAIDELLGIAPDEPGESDKEPISSEIPAQ, encoded by the coding sequence TTGAATCCTTTTTACAAAAACCTTGCACTGTGGCTCGTCATCACCCTGATGATGGTTATGCTTTTTCAGATCTTCAAAACTCCCGGCGGCAGCAGCGCAAGCATCGGTTACAGCGATTTTCTGGAAATGGTCGAGAAAGGCCATGTCGACCGGGTAACCATTCAAGGCGACAACATCTCCGGATCTTCCGTTCAGGGGCCCTTCAAGACCTATGCACCGCGCGATCCTGAACTGATCCAACTGCTGACCTCGAAAAGCGTGAAGATCACGGCTAAACCCGAGGAGGATTCCTCCTGGTTTCAAGTGTTCCTCTCCTGGGTCCCCATGCTGCTGTTGATCGGAGTCTGGATCTTCTTCATGCGTCAGATGCAGGTAGGCGGAGGCAAGGCTCTTTCTTTCGGCAAGAGCCGGGCGCGACTGATGAGCGACTCACAGGAAAAGGTCACCTTCGAGGACGTTGCAGGAATCGATGAGGCCAAGGACGAACTCGAAGAAATCGTGGAATTTCTCCGCGACCCCAAAAAGTTTACGCGTCTCGGTGGCCGAATCCCCAAAGGGGTCCTGCTAGTAGGATCCCCGGGAACAGGAAAAACCCTTCTCGCCCGTGCTATTGCTGGAGAGGCTGGCGTCCCCTTTTTCAGCATCAGCGGGTCCGATTTCGTGGAGATGTTTGTTGGTGTCGGCGCCTCGCGTGTACGTGATCTTTTCGTGCAGGGAAAAAAGCATGCCCCTTGCATCATCTTCATCGATGAAATCGACGCCGTTGGCCGGCACAGGGGAGCGGGGCTCGGGGGCGGGCACGACGAGCGGGAACAAACGTTGAATCAGCTTCTGGTCGAGATGGACGGCTTCGAATCCAACGAGGGAGTGATCCTCATTTCGGCCACCAACCGCCCCGATGTCCTGGATCCGGCCCTATTGCGACCCGGGCGCTTCGACCGCCAGGTCATCGTCCCGGTGCCGGATCTCAAAGGCCGGGAAGGAATCCTCAAGGTGCACCTCAAGAAGAAGCTCGTGGCGGATAATCTCGACGTCCGTACTCTCGCGCGCGGCACCCCGGGCTTTACCGGCGCAGACCTCGAGAACATGGTCAACGAGGCCGCCCTCATGGCCGCCCGGCGTGGAAAAGAGCGCGTCGAAATGTCCGATTTCGAAGACGCCAAGGATAAAGTCCTGATGGGAACCGAACGCAAGAGCATGATCATCAGTGAAACCGAAAAACGGATCACGGCCTATCACGAGGCCGGACATGCGCTGGTCGCCCGGCTGATTCCGGATACGGATCCCATCCACAAGGTCACCATCATCCCGAGAGGCCGCGCCCTGGGCCTGACGCAACAGCTGCCCATAGACGAGCGGCATACCTATGCAAAAGACTACCTTCTGAACACCCTTTCCATCCTGATGGGCGGACGCGCGGCAGAGGAGATCGTCCTCGAGATGCAGACCACCGGCGCGGGAAACGATATCGAACGGGCCTCGGACATCGCGCGCAAGATGGTCTGTGATTACGGCATGAGCGAAGAACTCGGGCCCCTGACCTACGGCAAGAAGGACGAGCAGATCTTTCTCGGGCGGGAAATCACGCAGCACCGTGACTACAGCGAGTTTACCGCCCAGCGGATCGATAAGGAAGTCAGCCGCATCATCAATGAGGCCTACGGGAGGACTGCCAACCTCCTCAAAACGAATCTCGAATCACTGCACAAAATCGCCCAGGCCCTCCTCGAAAGAGAGACTCTGGACGTTCGGGCCATCGACGAACTGCTGGGGATCGCCCCCGATGAGCCCGGAGAAAGCGACAAAGAACCCATTTCATCGGAGATCCCGGCGCAATGA
- a CDS encoding ferritin family protein: protein MPFDNFDEIMTYAIDKEKEAVQFYEDLSRRESAQGTKALFHEFADEERRHQRMLENFSREQVAKYSIRKIPDLKRSDYLVDLQYSPDMAYADILRLAMKREEKAQAFYRDFAARTAEDEHRKLFEMLAQEEAKHKLRLETMLDDYLAAMGD, encoded by the coding sequence ATGCCATTCGATAACTTTGATGAAATCATGACCTATGCTATCGACAAGGAAAAGGAGGCGGTTCAGTTCTATGAGGATCTGAGCCGGCGTGAATCGGCCCAGGGCACGAAGGCGCTTTTTCATGAATTTGCCGATGAAGAACGCCGTCACCAGAGAATGCTCGAAAATTTCAGCCGTGAGCAGGTGGCCAAGTATTCCATCAGAAAGATCCCTGATCTGAAGCGCAGTGATTACCTCGTGGATCTCCAATATTCTCCGGACATGGCCTATGCCGATATCCTGCGCCTTGCCATGAAACGGGAGGAAAAGGCCCAGGCCTTTTACCGGGATTTCGCCGCGCGGACCGCTGAGGATGAACACCGTAAGCTCTTCGAGATGCTGGCCCAGGAGGAGGCTAAGCATAAACTGCGGTTGGAGACCATGCTGGATGATTATTTGGCGGCCATGGGGGATTGA